One region of Flavobacterium pisciphilum genomic DNA includes:
- a CDS encoding glycosyltransferase: MLTIILYFFIAIVVVQLSYYLGVFSKFSFAKTQNITTKRIPISVIVCAKNEAENAIKYIPLLIEQDYPDFEIVLIDDASSDETLEIFELFESQHPNLIRLVKVKNNEAFWGNKKYALTLGIKAAKKEYLLFTDADCYPTSKNWITAMSSQFTMNKTIVLGYGAYDRIEKSFLNKIIRFETLLTAIQYFSWAKVGKPYMGVGRNLAYKKEEFFNVNGFISHIQVRSGDDDLFINQAANSNNTTIAYSPESFTYSKPKEKYKDWFIQKRRHVATANYYKTFDKIQLGIFYSSQLLFFILAIILLSFQFQWIIVLSLFVVRYIAAWLVVGFSAGKLKENDLKFWFPIVEIVLIFTQINIFITNIFSKPVHWK, encoded by the coding sequence ATGCTTACAATTATTTTATACTTTTTTATTGCTATCGTTGTAGTACAGCTTTCTTATTATTTGGGTGTATTTAGTAAATTTTCTTTTGCTAAAACACAGAATATCACTACAAAGAGAATTCCAATTTCAGTTATTGTCTGTGCAAAAAATGAAGCTGAAAATGCAATTAAATACATTCCATTATTAATTGAACAAGATTATCCAGATTTCGAAATTGTTTTAATAGATGACGCTTCAAGTGATGAAACGTTAGAAATTTTTGAACTTTTCGAAAGTCAACACCCAAACCTTATCCGTTTAGTTAAAGTAAAAAACAACGAAGCTTTTTGGGGAAATAAAAAATACGCCTTAACATTAGGTATCAAAGCAGCCAAAAAAGAGTATTTATTATTTACAGATGCCGATTGTTATCCTACTTCTAAAAATTGGATTACAGCCATGAGCTCTCAATTTACAATGAACAAAACTATTGTTCTAGGATATGGCGCTTATGACAGAATAGAGAAGTCATTCTTAAATAAAATCATTCGTTTTGAGACTTTACTTACTGCAATCCAGTATTTCTCTTGGGCAAAAGTAGGCAAACCCTATATGGGAGTTGGTCGTAATTTAGCATACAAAAAAGAAGAATTCTTTAATGTAAACGGTTTTATCAGTCACATTCAAGTTCGCTCAGGTGATGATGATTTGTTTATCAATCAAGCTGCCAATAGCAACAATACAACTATAGCTTACTCTCCAGAGAGTTTCACATATTCAAAACCAAAAGAAAAATACAAAGACTGGTTTATTCAAAAAAGAAGACACGTAGCTACTGCTAATTACTATAAAACTTTTGACAAAATACAATTAGGGATTTTTTACAGTTCACAATTGTTGTTCTTTATATTAGCAATTATTCTATTGTCTTTCCAGTTTCAATGGATTATCGTTTTAAGCTTATTTGTAGTGCGATACATAGCGGCTTGGCTGGTTGTAGGATTTTCTGCCGGAAAATTAAAAGAAAATGATTTAAAATTTTGGTTTCCTATTGTAGAAATTGTGCTTATATTCACTCAAATTAATATCTTTATAACTAATATCTTTTCAAAACCGGTACATTGGAAATAA
- a CDS encoding RNA polymerase sigma factor, whose translation MEINSKIEKAKNGDQIAFTFLLDHYWNEVYSFMLKRTENETIAEDITIETFSKAFDKIKTYNPEFQFNTWLIAIAKNVHIDLLRKKRANLFIEITDQENQQAYNIADTTPSAEDELITEQNLSRLLHCIKELKPHYQEVIQLRYFQEMSYQEIALKINEPLSNVKIKLLRAKKLLAEVIKNKR comes from the coding sequence TTGGAAATAAATTCTAAAATAGAGAAAGCAAAAAATGGAGACCAAATCGCCTTCACTTTTTTGTTGGACCATTATTGGAATGAAGTTTATAGCTTCATGCTTAAACGCACAGAAAACGAAACAATTGCCGAAGATATTACTATCGAAACTTTCTCTAAAGCTTTTGATAAAATAAAGACTTACAATCCCGAATTTCAATTCAATACTTGGCTCATTGCAATCGCAAAGAATGTCCACATTGATTTATTACGTAAAAAGAGAGCCAATCTTTTTATCGAAATTACCGATCAAGAAAACCAACAAGCTTATAATATTGCCGACACTACTCCGTCTGCAGAGGATGAATTAATCACTGAACAAAATTTATCCCGATTGTTACATTGCATCAAAGAATTAAAGCCCCATTATCAGGAAGTAATTCAGCTACGCTATTTTCAAGAAATGAGTTATCAAGAAATTGCACTCAAAATAAATGAGCCATTAAGCAATGTAAAAATAAAATTACTTCGTGCTAAAAAATTATTAGCAGAAGTAATTAAAAACAAAAGATAA
- a CDS encoding energy transducer TonB codes for MLTSNIYENKWIDLVFENRNKEYGAYQLRHESSKNSIKALFMGLLLITAIVSITMLISNLNHINVQPTLPDIPAVEIKLTDIPYVTEKSAAMPAVKSQPTETVIEQSQLVNPTIVEASQATPEIAKNTENTVVKTPTEGGNGTITNVLATEGNGTGTEIVKTPSTGNELMTPGSLDKLPEFPGGINKFYTYVGNNFNRPELDSDKTVRIYVSFVIEKDGSMTDILVRNDPGYGLGKEAVRVLKSLRTKWSPGMVDSKPVRTAYNLPITIKAE; via the coding sequence ATGTTAACATCAAACATCTACGAAAACAAATGGATTGACCTTGTATTCGAAAACAGAAACAAAGAGTATGGCGCGTATCAGTTACGACATGAAAGTTCAAAAAACTCAATTAAAGCTCTTTTCATGGGATTATTACTTATTACGGCTATTGTGTCAATTACAATGTTAATTAGCAACCTAAACCACATCAATGTGCAACCAACTCTACCCGATATTCCGGCTGTAGAAATTAAATTAACGGACATTCCGTATGTAACTGAGAAATCAGCAGCAATGCCTGCGGTAAAATCACAACCTACTGAAACGGTTATTGAACAAAGCCAACTTGTTAACCCTACCATTGTAGAAGCAAGTCAAGCAACTCCAGAAATTGCCAAAAACACAGAGAATACTGTGGTAAAAACTCCTACTGAAGGAGGTAACGGAACAATAACTAATGTTTTGGCAACTGAAGGAAATGGAACTGGAACTGAAATTGTAAAAACGCCAAGTACAGGTAACGAACTTATGACACCTGGTTCTCTTGACAAACTACCAGAATTTCCAGGAGGAATAAATAAGTTCTATACTTATGTTGGGAATAATTTTAATCGTCCAGAATTAGACAGCGACAAAACAGTTCGTATTTATGTTTCGTTTGTAATAGAAAAAGATGGAAGTATGACTGACATCCTTGTAAGAAACGATCCTGGTTACGGATTAGGAAAAGAAGCTGTTAGAGTTTTAAAATCTTTAAGAACCAAATGGAGCCCAGGAATGGTTGATTCAAAACCTGTACGCACCGCATATAATCTGCCAATTACAATAAAGGCAGAATAA
- a CDS encoding PH domain-containing protein yields MGIFSAILGNAGSVSQEDLVKSYGLLLTDNEEIEMGFKLIRDTFIFTTKRLILVDKQGLTGSKTEYKSISYKSITRFSVETAGTFDLDAELKIWVSSELNPSIVKQFNKSVNVYEVQKVLAHHVLK; encoded by the coding sequence ATGGGAATATTTTCAGCAATACTAGGTAATGCAGGATCAGTAAGTCAAGAAGATTTAGTTAAAAGTTATGGTCTACTTTTAACTGACAATGAAGAAATCGAAATGGGTTTCAAACTTATTCGTGACACCTTTATCTTCACTACCAAACGATTAATTCTAGTTGATAAACAAGGATTAACTGGCAGCAAAACCGAATACAAATCGATTTCATACAAAAGCATCACACGATTTAGTGTTGAAACAGCTGGAACTTTTGACCTTGATGCCGAATTAAAAATTTGGGTTTCTAGCGAATTGAATCCAAGCATCGTAAAACAATTTAACAAATCGGTAAATGTTTATGAAGTTCAAAAAGTATTAGCTCATCACGTTTTAAAATAA
- a CDS encoding M48 family metalloprotease: MKRKSIALIVLLATFGLTKANAQINLGEKALGAVQKGYAGFTFSDADAAALSKAAVTEMDTKNQIAPATNGYAIRLNRLFGKHTSGNGYTLNYKVYMLKEVNAFATADGSVRVYSGLMDIMDDNELLAVIGHEIGHVANHDSRDGMKAAYKKEALIDAVSSQSGKIAALTETQLGKIGSAMIDSKHSRTQESEADSFSYDFLKKNGYNVNAEESAFRILAKMSEGAEGSFLDKMMSSHPDPKQRADDAKQRAEKDGLYKPYVQQKIVNTVTAAKKTTAKKPVKKSTKK, encoded by the coding sequence ATGAAAAGAAAATCAATAGCATTAATTGTGTTGCTAGCAACTTTTGGTTTAACAAAAGCTAATGCGCAAATAAATTTAGGAGAAAAAGCTTTAGGAGCTGTTCAAAAAGGGTATGCAGGATTCACATTTAGTGATGCTGATGCAGCTGCTTTATCAAAAGCAGCAGTTACTGAAATGGATACCAAAAATCAAATTGCGCCAGCAACAAATGGGTATGCAATACGATTAAATAGATTGTTTGGAAAGCATACTTCAGGTAATGGATATACTTTAAATTATAAAGTTTATATGCTGAAGGAAGTAAATGCTTTTGCAACTGCTGATGGTAGCGTTCGTGTGTATTCAGGTTTAATGGATATCATGGATGATAATGAATTGCTTGCAGTTATTGGACATGAAATTGGTCACGTAGCTAATCACGATTCAAGAGATGGAATGAAAGCAGCTTATAAAAAAGAAGCTTTAATTGATGCAGTATCTTCACAATCAGGAAAAATTGCAGCGCTGACTGAAACTCAATTAGGGAAAATTGGAAGTGCTATGATTGATAGTAAACATAGTAGAACACAAGAATCAGAAGCAGATTCGTTTTCGTATGATTTCTTGAAAAAGAATGGTTATAATGTTAATGCTGAGGAATCTGCATTTAGAATCCTTGCAAAGATGAGTGAGGGAGCAGAAGGTTCTTTCTTGGATAAAATGATGAGTTCACATCCAGATCCTAAACAAAGAGCTGATGATGCTAAACAAAGAGCAGAAAAAGACGGATTGTACAAACCGTATGTTCAACAAAAAATAGTGAATACTGTAACAGCAGCAAAGAAAACGACTGCTAAAAAACCAGTTAAGAAAAGCACTAAGAAATAA
- the lipA gene encoding lipoyl synthase, which yields METVIDNNLPVGKPKWLKVKLPIGQKYTELRGLVDKYSLNTICTSGSCPNMGECWGEGTATFMILGNVCTRSCGFCGVKTGRPETVDWDEPEKVARSIKIMNIKHAVITSVDRDDLKDGGSIIWIETVKAIRRMNPNTTLETLIPDFQGIERNIDRIVEANPEVVSHNVETVRRLTREVRIQAKYDRSLEVLRYLKEKGINRTKSGIMLGLGETEEEVFQTMTDLRNANVDVVTIGQYLQPSKKHLPVKEFITPDQFAKYEKFGLELGFRHVESGPLVRSSYKAQKHIL from the coding sequence ATGGAAACTGTTATAGATAATAATTTACCTGTCGGAAAACCAAAATGGTTGAAGGTAAAACTCCCAATTGGACAAAAATATACTGAACTACGTGGTTTAGTTGATAAATATAGTTTAAACACGATTTGCACCTCTGGTAGCTGCCCAAACATGGGTGAATGCTGGGGAGAAGGAACTGCTACTTTTATGATTCTTGGTAACGTTTGTACACGTTCTTGTGGTTTTTGTGGTGTAAAAACCGGAAGACCTGAGACTGTAGATTGGGACGAACCAGAAAAAGTAGCGCGCTCTATTAAAATCATGAATATCAAACATGCCGTTATAACAAGTGTTGATAGAGATGATTTAAAAGATGGTGGTTCGATAATTTGGATTGAAACTGTGAAGGCAATACGCCGTATGAATCCAAATACGACTTTAGAGACATTAATTCCTGATTTTCAAGGAATAGAAAGAAACATTGATCGAATTGTAGAAGCTAATCCTGAAGTTGTTTCTCATAACGTAGAAACTGTTCGTAGATTAACTCGTGAAGTACGTATACAAGCCAAATATGACCGTAGCCTAGAAGTATTACGCTACTTGAAAGAAAAAGGAATCAACAGAACTAAGTCTGGAATCATGCTTGGACTTGGAGAAACTGAAGAAGAAGTATTTCAAACTATGACTGATTTGCGTAATGCAAACGTAGATGTAGTAACAATTGGACAATATTTACAACCTAGTAAAAAACATTTACCTGTAAAAGAATTCATCACTCCAGATCAATTCGCTAAGTATGAAAAATTCGGACTAGAATTAGGCTTTCGCCATGTCGAAAGTGGTCCGTTGGTACGTTCTTCTTACAAAGCGCAAAAACACATTCTATAG
- the gap gene encoding type I glyceraldehyde-3-phosphate dehydrogenase — protein sequence MNKKIRIAINGFGRIGRNLFRLLLNHPEIEVVAINDIADTKTMAHLIKYDSIHGVLPFVVSSDENGIIVDGKHYLFFHEKSISNLNWKDCDIDYVIESTGKYKTHEEINAHIIAGAKKVILSAPSEVDTIKTVVLGVNEEILDGTETIISNASCTTNNAAPMIKIIDDLCGIEQAYITTIHSFTTDQSLHDQPHKDLRRARGASQSIVPTTTGAAKALTKIFPKLQNKIGGCGIRVPVPDGSLTDITFNVKRAVSIEEINEAFQNAAKTSLKGILDYTEDPIVSVDIIGNQNSCLFDAQLTSVIDKMVKVVGWYDNEIGYSSRLIDLILLTKRK from the coding sequence ATGAATAAAAAAATACGAATTGCTATTAATGGTTTCGGAAGAATCGGTCGAAACTTATTTCGATTACTTTTAAACCATCCCGAAATTGAAGTTGTTGCTATAAACGATATTGCCGACACTAAGACGATGGCACACCTAATTAAATACGATAGTATTCATGGGGTGTTACCATTTGTAGTAAGCAGCGACGAAAATGGAATAATCGTTGACGGAAAACATTATTTGTTTTTCCACGAAAAGTCCATTTCAAACTTAAATTGGAAAGACTGTGACATAGATTACGTCATAGAATCAACTGGAAAATATAAAACGCATGAAGAAATAAATGCGCATATTATTGCTGGAGCAAAAAAAGTCATTCTATCAGCTCCTTCTGAAGTAGATACTATTAAAACTGTAGTTTTGGGTGTAAACGAAGAAATACTAGATGGAACTGAAACAATAATTTCAAATGCGAGTTGCACGACAAATAATGCTGCTCCCATGATAAAAATAATAGATGATCTTTGTGGTATCGAGCAGGCCTACATTACTACGATACACTCATTCACAACAGATCAGAGTCTGCACGATCAACCCCATAAAGATTTGCGCAGAGCTAGAGGTGCGAGCCAATCAATTGTTCCTACAACAACGGGCGCAGCTAAAGCATTAACAAAGATATTCCCCAAATTGCAAAATAAAATCGGTGGTTGCGGTATTCGTGTTCCTGTTCCTGATGGTTCATTAACCGACATTACATTTAATGTAAAGCGTGCCGTTTCAATTGAAGAAATAAATGAGGCATTTCAAAATGCAGCTAAAACTAGTTTAAAAGGAATTTTAGATTATACTGAGGATCCTATTGTATCTGTTGATATTATTGGAAATCAGAATTCCTGTTTATTTGATGCGCAACTTACTTCTGTAATCGACAAAATGGTTAAAGTTGTAGGCTGGTACGACAATGAAATTGGCTATTCGTCTAGATTAATCGATTTAATATTGCTGACAAAGAGAAAATAA
- a CDS encoding tetratricopeptide repeat-containing hybrid sensor histidine kinase/response regulator: MKYLFIIIGFFSSFLYSQFIRNTDSVVYYNLLANSSLKENKYSQALAYTEKSILFCEVNHKTENQANQTFKLGKIYYNQKKYNEALTNFNKSLTLLKNKPATITKALALHYIGITNTEKGNHNLARIYFKKSESIFDQLNIVDSTQALNLQKGIALKANKEYDLAITTFKEIIAKPDSKSLLRTKTDAYYQLGLIEKNLKRNKTAIYYLDKALELTSKSNDLNQKATILLALSQFYKTHQDYDRAYAYLDEHYQLKNYIYKLKNSKLDFDDFKKFKDKEVINTAIQKEKKDLEDKKTYKYSKLISILAIALISILSLLSLSLYKNNIIRNQNNILLREKNNELIVAKNKAEKASKARSEFLSTVSHELRTPLNAINGITHLLIEDNPRKSQKKYLESLKFSGNYLTTFINEILEINKIDSNKLETESISFNLKELLINIQSSLKELATANKNYFNLDIDKSIPDNLIGDPTKLSQIIMNLINNALKFTENGRVNVIVKLHSLKDEEATVYFEIVDTGIGIPEDKLQTVFESFSQGSIEVNRKYGGTGLGLTIVKKLTEMLGGEINLKSEVGKGSTFTFKLKFQIDNEPLAIKEETKLYNNYELKGKNILLIEDNRINQMITRKMLENKGITCEVIDNGEEAIELLKIKRFDMILMDVHLPGINGTTATKYIREFDKITPIIALTAISLDENREMLLSFGMNDVITKPFVPDEFYSIIARCFNTNIN, translated from the coding sequence ATGAAATATCTTTTTATTATAATCGGTTTTTTCAGTTCATTTTTGTATTCTCAATTTATCCGGAATACGGATAGTGTTGTGTATTATAATCTACTAGCTAACTCTAGCCTTAAGGAAAATAAATACAGTCAGGCACTTGCATATACCGAAAAATCAATTCTTTTTTGCGAAGTCAATCACAAAACAGAAAACCAAGCCAACCAAACTTTTAAACTTGGTAAAATTTACTACAACCAAAAAAAGTACAATGAAGCTTTAACCAACTTCAATAAAAGTCTTACCCTACTTAAGAACAAGCCTGCAACAATCACCAAAGCGCTTGCTCTTCACTATATTGGTATAACAAACACAGAGAAAGGAAATCACAATCTTGCAAGGATCTATTTTAAAAAATCAGAATCTATTTTTGATCAGCTAAACATTGTTGACTCTACTCAAGCGCTAAATCTTCAAAAAGGAATCGCTTTAAAAGCCAACAAAGAATACGACTTAGCTATCACTACTTTTAAAGAAATAATAGCAAAACCTGATAGCAAATCTCTATTAAGAACAAAAACTGATGCTTATTATCAACTTGGGCTTATAGAAAAAAACTTAAAAAGAAATAAAACGGCTATATATTATCTGGACAAAGCACTAGAACTAACGTCTAAAAGCAATGACCTCAACCAAAAAGCTACTATCCTACTCGCACTTAGTCAGTTTTACAAAACACATCAAGACTACGATAGAGCTTACGCTTATCTAGATGAACATTACCAATTAAAAAACTACATCTACAAACTAAAAAACTCAAAACTTGATTTTGATGATTTTAAAAAATTTAAAGATAAAGAGGTCATAAACACGGCTATTCAAAAAGAGAAGAAAGATCTTGAAGACAAAAAAACATACAAGTATTCTAAATTGATAAGCATTCTTGCAATTGCATTAATCTCTATATTATCTCTTTTAAGTTTATCTCTTTATAAAAATAATATTATCCGAAATCAGAACAACATTCTTTTAAGAGAGAAAAACAACGAATTGATTGTTGCAAAGAATAAGGCCGAAAAAGCATCAAAAGCAAGATCTGAATTTTTATCGACTGTTAGTCATGAATTACGAACTCCACTTAATGCAATTAATGGAATCACTCATTTATTAATAGAAGATAATCCTAGAAAATCACAGAAGAAATACCTAGAATCATTAAAATTCTCAGGAAATTACTTAACTACATTTATCAATGAAATCCTTGAAATCAACAAAATCGACTCTAATAAACTTGAAACTGAATCGATAAGTTTTAATCTAAAAGAATTATTAATAAATATACAAAGCTCTTTAAAGGAATTGGCTACTGCCAATAAAAATTACTTTAATCTAGACATCGACAAAAGCATTCCTGACAATTTAATTGGTGACCCAACCAAATTGTCTCAGATTATAATGAACCTGATTAATAACGCTCTAAAATTCACTGAAAATGGACGCGTGAATGTGATTGTAAAACTGCATTCATTAAAAGACGAAGAAGCAACTGTTTATTTTGAAATAGTTGATACTGGAATAGGAATTCCAGAAGACAAACTACAAACTGTTTTCGAAAGTTTTTCACAAGGCTCTATAGAAGTCAACCGAAAATACGGAGGAACTGGTTTAGGTCTTACAATTGTAAAAAAATTAACCGAAATGCTAGGTGGGGAAATTAATCTTAAAAGTGAAGTTGGCAAAGGTTCTACTTTTACTTTTAAACTAAAATTCCAAATAGACAACGAACCATTAGCTATAAAAGAAGAAACCAAATTGTATAACAACTACGAACTAAAAGGCAAAAACATTCTGTTGATAGAAGACAATAGAATTAATCAAATGATTACTCGAAAAATGCTTGAAAACAAAGGCATAACCTGCGAGGTAATCGACAATGGAGAAGAAGCAATTGAGTTATTAAAAATCAAACGATTTGATATGATTTTAATGGACGTTCATTTACCAGGAATAAATGGAACAACTGCCACAAAATACATTCGTGAGTTTGACAAAATAACACCAATCATTGCATTAACTGCGATTTCATTAGATGAGAACAGGGAAATGTTATTGTCTTTCGGAATGAATGACGTAATAACAAAACCCTTTGTCCCTGATGAATTTTACAGCATTATTGCTAGATGTTTCAATACAAATATCAATTAA
- a CDS encoding purine-nucleoside phosphorylase, protein MWEKVQETVSYIKSKTQFTPEYGVILGSGLGGFTNDIEIEFTLPYNEIPNFPVSTVQGHKGALVFGTIGDKKVVAMQGRFHFYEGYSMEEVTFPVRVMKFLGVNKLLVSNASGGVNAAYKVGSIVIIKDHINFTPEHPLRGKNDERFGPRFVNMSEPYSRKMIIKTKEIASRLNIEIHDGIYFGLQGPTFETLAEYNMVKILGADCVGMSTVPEVIVARHMDVETFGISVITDMGNEESIDTISHDEVLEAAKMAEPKVRALIKNLILEY, encoded by the coding sequence ATGTGGGAAAAAGTTCAAGAAACAGTTAGTTATATAAAATCAAAAACACAGTTCACTCCAGAATACGGTGTGATTTTGGGTTCAGGTTTAGGTGGTTTTACAAATGATATCGAAATAGAATTTACATTGCCTTACAATGAAATTCCTAATTTTCCAGTATCTACAGTTCAAGGACACAAAGGAGCTTTGGTTTTTGGAACTATTGGAGATAAAAAAGTGGTTGCGATGCAAGGTCGTTTTCATTTTTATGAAGGATATTCAATGGAAGAGGTTACTTTTCCAGTTCGTGTTATGAAGTTTTTGGGAGTTAATAAATTATTAGTTTCAAATGCTTCAGGAGGAGTAAATGCAGCTTACAAAGTGGGATCGATTGTTATCATTAAAGATCATATCAATTTTACACCAGAGCATCCTTTACGTGGTAAAAATGATGAGCGTTTTGGACCTCGATTTGTAAATATGAGTGAGCCTTATTCGAGAAAAATGATTATCAAAACCAAAGAAATCGCATCAAGATTGAATATAGAAATTCATGATGGAATTTACTTTGGTCTACAAGGGCCAACTTTTGAAACTTTGGCTGAATATAATATGGTAAAAATTCTTGGAGCTGATTGCGTAGGAATGTCTACTGTACCAGAAGTTATCGTAGCCCGTCATATGGATGTAGAAACTTTTGGTATCTCAGTAATTACTGATATGGGTAATGAAGAAAGTATTGATACCATCTCACACGATGAAGTTCTTGAGGCAGCAAAAATGGCCGAACCTAAAGTAAGAGCTTTGATAAAAAACTTGATTTTAGAGTATTAA
- the lpxK gene encoding tetraacyldisaccharide 4'-kinase, translating into MNLLRKILFPFAVLYGIITSIRNFLFDKGVLKSTSFDIPIIAVGNLSVGGTGKTPQIEYLIRLLSNKYQVATLSRGYKRQSEGFVLADETSNAVILGDEPFQFFQKFKNIQVAVDANRTNGIQQLLSQPQKPEIILLDDAFQHRKVKAGFYILLTSYGDLYADDWMLPTGNLRESRGGAKRANIIIVTKCPASLEESEQENIRRKLKLEASQQLYFTYIDYDDCVYSQTEKIAIEEIKNEQKLILAGIAKPAPFFKFLKSNDDECLTFPDHHHFTEADITTIANKAKEYKIITTEKDYVRLKDTNIAPQLYYLPIKSSFINYQNNFDTTILNYVGKSSRNS; encoded by the coding sequence ATGAATTTACTTCGAAAAATACTTTTCCCTTTTGCCGTTTTATATGGAATCATCACTAGTATTCGGAATTTTCTTTTTGACAAAGGAGTTTTAAAATCTACTTCGTTTGATATTCCGATTATTGCAGTTGGTAATCTAAGTGTAGGAGGAACAGGGAAAACGCCTCAAATTGAATATTTAATCCGATTATTGTCAAATAAATATCAGGTTGCAACTCTTAGTCGTGGTTACAAGCGGCAATCAGAAGGTTTTGTTCTTGCCGATGAAACTTCAAATGCGGTTATTTTAGGTGATGAACCTTTTCAGTTTTTTCAAAAGTTTAAGAACATTCAGGTTGCAGTAGATGCAAATCGAACAAATGGAATTCAACAATTACTTTCGCAACCTCAAAAGCCAGAAATTATTTTGCTTGACGATGCCTTTCAACATCGAAAAGTAAAAGCAGGATTTTATATTTTGCTAACTTCGTATGGTGATTTGTATGCAGACGATTGGATGTTGCCAACAGGTAATTTGCGAGAGAGTAGAGGAGGAGCAAAACGTGCTAACATTATTATTGTAACTAAATGTCCCGCAAGTCTTGAGGAATCTGAACAAGAAAACATTCGTAGAAAATTAAAATTAGAAGCTTCACAGCAGCTCTATTTTACTTATATTGATTATGACGATTGTGTCTATTCTCAAACAGAGAAAATAGCAATCGAAGAAATTAAAAACGAACAAAAGTTAATTTTGGCAGGGATTGCGAAACCGGCTCCATTTTTTAAGTTTTTAAAATCCAATGATGACGAATGTCTTACATTCCCTGATCATCATCATTTTACAGAGGCAGATATTACAACGATTGCGAATAAAGCAAAAGAATATAAAATTATTACAACAGAAAAGGATTATGTTCGCTTAAAAGACACTAATATTGCGCCGCAATTGTATTATTTGCCGATAAAAAGTTCTTTTATTAATTATCAAAACAATTTTGATACAACAATTTTAAATTATGTGGGAAAAAGTTCAAGAAACAGTTAG